A genomic segment from Callithrix jacchus isolate 240 chromosome 8, calJac240_pri, whole genome shotgun sequence encodes:
- the LOC118144774 gene encoding uncharacterized protein LOC118144774: protein MAVRPVENSQVRPGLGALLTRGWRWDAGAPRALSLPRRRGLPTVVTRVVGGYAVSSLGFLVAPRSPPASQPRQAHRSSSRRAAASFPRCGCRRVGSAGSALRNCSGKGSSVRASGRSQSRHRPRSSPGEERGRLSPVEAPEAVPEAVPEAVPEAVPEAVPEAVPEAVPEAVPEAVPEAAPQAARAGPRPPASRAPPPPWSLPDGRPAPHGRGREQGSARDGTGSGAEERASHSWAPTESSPDSAPPRAPPPPRPLHLSLAAPPAAARPH, encoded by the coding sequence ATGGCCGTGAGGCCCGTGGAGAACTCGCAAGTACGCCCGGGTCTCGGCGCCCTCCTGACTCGCGGCTGGCGCTGGGATGCAGGCGCCCCACGTGCACTGTCCCTCCCGCGGCGCCGTGGCCTCCCCACCGTGGTCACACGGGTTGTCGGGGGTTACGCAGTCTCTTCCCTCGGCTTCCTCGTGGCTCCCCGCTCCCCTCCCGCCTCGCAGCCCCGCCAGGCTCACCGGAGCTCCTCCCGCAGGGCCGCCGCCTCCTTCCCGCGCTGCGGCTGCCGGCGTGTCGGGTCGGCGGGCAGCGCGCTCAGGAACTGCTCGGGCAAGGGCTCCTCAGTGCGCGCCTCGGGCCGCAGCCAGTCCCGGCACAGGCCGCGGAGCAGCCCCGGCGAGGAGCGCGGCCGGCTTAGCCCAGTGGAAGCGCCGGAAGCGGTGCCGGAAGCGGTGCCGGAAGCGGTGCCGGAAGCGGTGCCGGAAGCGGTGCCGGAAGCGGTGCCGGAAGCGGTGCCGGAAGCGGTGCCGGAAGCGGTGCCCGAAGCGGCCCCACAGGCAGCCCGCGCAGGCCCTCGGCCGCCTGCTTCGCGGGCACCGCCACCTCCATGGAGCCTCCCCGATGGCAGGCCTGCCCCGCACGGCCGAGGGAGAGAACAGGGCTCAGCGAGGGACGGCACTGGTTCGGGCGCTGAGGAAAGGGCGTCCCACTCCTGGGCTCCCACGGAGTCAAGTCCTGACTCTGCCCCTCCCCGGGCGCCCCCGCCCCCGCGGCCTCTGCACCTCAGTCTCGCAGCTCCTCCCGCAGCTGCCCGACCGCACTGA